The DNA region CGTCGGCACCCGCGAGGGCCGGTCCATGCGCAGCTTCGCCCTGCCATGGATCCCGCATGATGATGTGATCCTGCCCGCCGATATCCAGGGAGTTCCGGCGCTCGGGGTCTCGGATGCGGCCGATCCGCTGGTTGGCGTCATGAGCCGCAAGCTGATGCTGATGCGCCGCAAGCATGCCCAGACCCGCGAATACATGGAGATGAACGCGCTGCGCGGCATCGTGAAGGACGGGGCGGGCGCGGCCCTCTACAATTACTTCACCGAATTCGGGCTGACCCAGATTTCCGTGGATTTCCTGCTGGGCACCGCCGGCACCAATGTGCAGGCCAAGGTTCGCGAGGTCTTGCGCGCCATCGAGGACAACCTGCTCGGCGAGGCAATGACCGGCGTGCATGCGCTGGTCAGCCGCGAGTTCTTCGACAAGCTGATCGGCCATGCCAAGGTCGAGGAAGCCTACAAGTTCTACGCCGCGACCGGCGCCCAGCCCTTGCGCGAGGACATGCGCCGCAACTTCCCCTTCGCGGGCATCCTGTTCGAGGAATATTCCGGCGCGGTCACGCTATCGACCAAAGCCACCGAACGGCTGGTGCCCGCAGGCGAAGGCATTGCCTTTCCCTTGGGCACCATGGACACCTTCACCACCTATGGCGGCCCGGCGAACCTCTTGGAAACCGCCAATACCATCGGCCTGCCGCTCTATGCCCGCCAGCATCTCGACGAGAAGGGCCGCTGGATCGACCTGATGACCGAGGCCTCGATCCTGCCGGTCAACAAGCGGCCCCGACTGGCGATCCGGATCCACAGCTCGAACTGACGAGCCCTTCCATGTCCGCCTTCGCCAACGCCATGGACCGCATCTTCAACCATGCCGCCATGGCGGTGCCGGCGCTGTGGATCTCGGCCAGCACCTCCGAGGAGCGCACGATCCGCATCATCGCCCGCGCCCCGGACCGCGTCACCGAGTTCGGCGCCGGCCGCTTTGTCAGTGATACCACCATGGTGGACGTCCGCGTGGCCGATCTGCCGGCCCCGCGCCCCGGCGATCTGATCGTCATCGGCGCGGACAGCCATGTTATCCAAGGGGAACCCCTGCGCGACCGCGAGCGGCTGATCTGGACGCTGGACCTGAGGCCGGCATGAAAATCAGCCTGTCCGTCACGGATATCGCCAAGCTGATGCAGGCGGAGATCGCCGCCGGCGAAAAGGCCGTGTCAACCGCAATCAGGGATGCCGGCACCGGCCTCAAGACAGCATGGCGCGGCCAGATCACCGGCGCAGGTCTTGGGGCGCGGCTTGCCCGCACCATTCGCTCGCAGAACTATCCTGCCGGCAACAACAGCCTGAACGCCGCCGCGCTGGTCTGGTCGAAAGCTCCGGCGATCATCGGCGCGCATGACACCGGCCCCCTGATCCGGTCCAGGGGCGGGCTGTGGCTGGTGATCCCGACCGATGCGGCCGGCAGGGGCCGAGGCGGCAAGCGCCCGACCCCGCGTGAATGGGAGGCCAGGACCGGGCTGAAACTGCGCTTCATCCCACGTCGCACCGGGCCCAGCCTGCTGGTCGCCGAGGGCCGGCTGAACGCCAAGGGGCGCGCCGTGGCGTCCCGGTCCAGGACCGGCCGCGGGCTGACCACCGTGCCGATCTTTCTCATGGTCAGGCAGGTCAGACTGCGCAAGCGGCTGGACTTGGCAAGGGATAGCGATCGGGCGCATTCTGCCTTGCCGGGGTTAATTGTGAGACAGTGGGCGAAAGGTGGTATGCAACCATCGGAATAAGCCGATAAAAAACAGACTTTGGCAACAAGCGAAGTGGTGTAGACTGGCCATTGATGACGGAACGCTGAAAGGACAACTGGATGGCGATGCAACCAATTGCAGACGTTGCCGCATCGCTGGGAGACAGCTTCGATGCTGCCAAGGTTCAGTCCATCGCACGGGAGAGCAAGCTTCACATTGAAGTGGTTGAAGGTGTTGAAACCGTTGACTTAGAGGCCATTCGGGCAATCTTGAAGCTTCAAGCCATTGAGCCGCGCCT from Paracoccus aminovorans includes:
- a CDS encoding head-tail joining protein, whose product is MSAFANAMDRIFNHAAMAVPALWISASTSEERTIRIIARAPDRVTEFGAGRFVSDTTMVDVRVADLPAPRPGDLIVIGADSHVIQGEPLRDRERLIWTLDLRPA
- a CDS encoding major capsid protein; translated protein: MTITRNPFDAGGYSLAEMTQAINILPDLHTRLGQLGLFRFEGVSQRSVIIEQYEGVLSLLPSVPMGGPATVGTREGRSMRSFALPWIPHDDVILPADIQGVPALGVSDAADPLVGVMSRKLMLMRRKHAQTREYMEMNALRGIVKDGAGAALYNYFTEFGLTQISVDFLLGTAGTNVQAKVREVLRAIEDNLLGEAMTGVHALVSREFFDKLIGHAKVEEAYKFYAATGAQPLREDMRRNFPFAGILFEEYSGAVTLSTKATERLVPAGEGIAFPLGTMDTFTTYGGPANLLETANTIGLPLYARQHLDEKGRWIDLMTEASILPVNKRPRLAIRIHSSN
- a CDS encoding DUF6441 family protein produces the protein MKISLSVTDIAKLMQAEIAAGEKAVSTAIRDAGTGLKTAWRGQITGAGLGARLARTIRSQNYPAGNNSLNAAALVWSKAPAIIGAHDTGPLIRSRGGLWLVIPTDAAGRGRGGKRPTPREWEARTGLKLRFIPRRTGPSLLVAEGRLNAKGRAVASRSRTGRGLTTVPIFLMVRQVRLRKRLDLARDSDRAHSALPGLIVRQWAKGGMQPSE